The sequence TTTTGAAATCCTTCTGATTAAATAATTCCTATTTCATCGATTAATTGATAGCTAAAgcagtttaatttaataaattagaaataccTAATATTTACTAAGGAGACTTTCAAGACTGATATACAAATGTGGTCActgcatttaaaagtatttccttggaaattcatcaatatttgatATGTAGTAAGCTAGCCCTTAACTATcagaatttttcctttaaaaataaactcaaacaGTCgacctgatatatatatatatatatatatatataatataccttCATCTGGATAATAAAGCATTCTTTTCAATGGCGGATTTAAGCAGCGTATATTAATAATTGAGCAATTTAGTTTCCCActtcaatggatttttttaacttaataaacatgataatggtttatcttactttaattttttttatttaagtaaaattgtgaaaatgtattatttatttttaaaaaatatgtatataatggaaagtaatgactaaaataatatatttttttgcaaaattaactataattatttgtaacaattttttcttcttacagataaaagttttaattattttgatagattATAAGGAGataataaacttcaaacaaataGAACATTAAAAGTTATTAGTTTATATGATTTGTGAGATAGAATACAATATAACCACTTAAATGAagaactaatatttataataataagtaattatttgcaCTTTTAGTCATttagtaaagaaattaataatttgaagtaaaatacgCTATagaccaaatattttataatttttaaatttttttaccaacTTATTAATGTAACAATTTGGTTAATACCATACATTAATCAATCTGTCTAGAGCTTACTTTCAGCTCAGGGAGCTGTCTAGTTTGAAATTCTCTACTGATACCTATTAAGTTTGATAACGATGTAATGTAGATCTGCAATCGACGTGGACGTAGGATAGGTGTTTGATAGCAGGTTTAGTAGAAACAACGCCCCATTCTCATTTCACAAAAGCAATGACAATTACATGGTCACGATAATTCTTTTCCCCCCCCCATGCTGATAGATATgcaacaatatgaaaaaaaaaatattactgtgaAAATGGGAAGGAAAAGCGAAAAATGCATGCTCATCAAAAGTTTTTGTTGAAAAGCTCAATTTCAAGCAATTGGACAATTTTGCATCACTGAATACGTTACGccattttaaataagcataataaatTAGGAATATCAGACTTTCATTTTACTTCCATATgtctaatattctttttatttgatttattttactactagccgcctttggcgaccagccgattcgccaatcttaatgctcgttaaaattttaataattaaatattttatgtaactccgattttaatagcttcttcatcaaaatattttaaagcttcaaattttgatagtcatataatttttttcataatattataaaggccttcagctataacgtaatatgtatctttctaattttctgttagctcccgtagaatttatgctttaaattaaagtggaaatgctaaattgtaattaatataagaacatttttttactgaaacgaagcatttttttttaaatatgagtattgaaaacagagtcgctgagtatttaaaccttatgggcactaaagaatatctttcttaatttatgtaatatctcaagaagttttctacaaaattttctcagattcatcatgaacaaatcAACTAATTaacaattagttttaaatgcaggaaaccctaagaaaataaacagaactgtTTGAagtaatcggccgaaaatatgttaagcctattcTCGTTAgcttgggaaaaaaattgaagccttactcatttgacggtggggaaataaaaagattttttggtgggaaagttagttttttattaataattgaaattctaattaaaaattcataaaaagggtCCCCAAGTGCACATTTCCGATTTCCAagatatgcatgtgccaaatttggtagctgtaggtcgaatgatctggcctgtagagcgcgaacacacacacacacacgcacgcacattgagctttatataagtatagataaattttcGCTGCTAATGGCTTTCTTAAATCGCTCGTTTTACCGCCACACTTAagaaattctttaagaattttacGAAGTTTAAACCAATGGCAAAAGTTTTTAATCGATACAAACTACTAAACATACCGATGGAAtgcgaaaattattaaaattacaagatttaattatttttactcgcTTTCCGTCCTACATTGTTtcgtttttttatgattacagataATTGCAGCTGATGCAGTCTATTGGAATCAAATATCACTTTGGACGCCCAGTAAGCAATCATTACTCACGTTGCTGGTGATGCATTATTCTTTTGCAGGAGGTTATTCATCTTCGTATGTGCCTCAAGTTGAGACTGAATCCGAATTATTTTTGTTGCCGACCTGAATCCATTCCTTTTTTCATGCTTAATGTTAGTTTTGTTCGTAAGAGTCATCATAATCTTATGTGATTGATTCCAAGATGAATGGTTGAGTGTCGGTGGCAGAAACAAAACACACAATTTCCTGATCGGAGAAggaaatatgttatataattatttaaatccaattttgtTTGGAAATCGAGATCTTTCCCCACTTAGATGTGGTGAAAAACTGGTGGCATTTTTACGTGATGGtatgaaataagaaagtaaattatttgCAGCAGAGACATAGGAAGTTTACACTGAATTGTAAtgcttcttattttataaaagaacaaaatatttttgatatatttaaaaaaattacttactaatagcttttaatttataatttatttaatttttaataatctaatatataaaaatgaatttttgtttgttcgtattttatgagTTTCCGTACTATTCATCCGATgacgataaaactttgccaacttattgctttgaacctagaaaatccatgtttttcacatgatCAGTTTTATCGgacgagtcggacagccaaggaatttatttgtttttgctgaagacagaaaaaaaatattgttcatttaaagcatacttgaataataaagtaaaataataataataatatttatacttcttcttaatatatcattcaattttaatgaatgtatttattttcgaCAAGAAAATACATATCACTCTTTCCATCGTtcctaattaaaaatgataaatatttaaaaattcaaacaatatttccaaaattatttcttctgtggcagcaacgcgccgggtaccaactagtaataataataataataataaattaaaaaaggatgAATCTCCATTTTTTTAGACCTCTGCGAGTCCGAAATACATACTTTAAAATTGTCTATTTGTCATTCTATCTGcgataaagtttattttaaaaatggaattgcaTCTTCATACTGTCGGTTTCAACATTTCGAAACAACTTTCATCTACcttatgaaaaaaatgtcaaaatgattaGATAAGAAAAGGCATTGACCTTTAACTTTACTgttctgcttttatttattaatttatttttagatctcGATTAAATAAGAAACTTGAACTTAAGTGAACTttgatctaaatttaaatatcagttcGCTGAAGAATGTGTTGGTGGAATTTTTGCGCttctttttctatattctttGTCGAGATATGCCACTTAAGCAACTCACCGTAATACCTGCAAATTATaagtagagaaaaataattattatttcaaagttcaCTATTATGTGATGTCTTATTATCATTTATCTCTCATCTGACGCCttattactaactttttaaataacacaaaagattttatttctgtccaacataatttaattaaaaaaataacaataacaataggTTGTAAGAATagagatggttttttttttttttttgctaatttcaagtaaaaaaggGTGTAATAACcctaataaattataataaaatataatgatgataatacattatattttaaaaatttataatagagaagtgtgaaatatttttttatatttgtatagaatattttgatttcttttctatataatttcctggaatatattttttgaaactgctgAGTCACCATTAGATTCAGAGGgactattttcttttatattttatttgtgtttttgtgCGAAAATTATATTCCGAATATGAAAGCATGAAAGgatgaaaatattctaatttttcttttttattcaaatagaatTCGATGCCCTCGAGCCTTTTGGATTATTTTCCGGAAGCAGAAGGAGATGGACTTCGTGTGACATGGGCTCGTGCAACAAACAATAAAGCTCGTTTGGCAACGGGGCTAAGGAGTTagtacatttagaattttttatattttattttgattatttatttgaaataatagtttttgtcactcaattgaaatatcatttactttcaaaagcattGCAAAATTTGGTAAGTACTTGTGAAAATATTTgcagagtaatttttttatgttaaatcaatatatatttttattgcaaaacgttttatatttattattagctgCCTTTTGGCTGTTAGTTGGTTCGTCGGAATGAATGgatgttaaatatttcaattaaatattttgtaccgacttttgcaaaatatttttgaacttcaaatttttatagaattataactcaaactattttagaaatcttacaaTATTCTGTGCATTGTACTGCGCACTTCCTCAATTTTCAATCTACAtgtttatataatcatttatatcaCAGAAAAGATCAACGCTGTTTAAAAAAGGGTAACGTTTAAAAAGGGTAAATGTTAAAAAGGGTAAGGTTAAGggtaaaggttaaaaaaattatattcttgctTGATTCTGTGGCAAAACCTTAATTATGAgccttaaatcaaaatttaattaaaagcatgcCTTATGTATGTAGAAGAATAagccgaatcttcatatcttgattataaaaatgattaaataagagCTAGAATGAAATACAAGTAGCAGTAATGAAAACGAGgtgagtttcacttcaacaatgaaatagattattctaaatttttttgaaaactaattaaaatagaaataagaataaaaaagaataaaacagcaaaaaattggtactattaaaaatttaatttttttaaaaatttttagatcatatgaaaaagatttttgtgttattatattttcaaaagttgtcACAGGAAAACGACAAAAGCTAAATGTTtagttacttaaaattttaaaaaaattgctttgaagtgcatacacacacacacacgcacacagtATGTATACACTGTATAtgcaatctttattattaatagagataagtCCAAGATCATTTACTAAGCGAGCgagcaaaaaattatataatgagtTGCATATGTGTTAGAATGTTATACAATATCTTCATGATAAATTATACTAATgtcattaaaagttatatattccTTTTGTGGTCAAAAAGTCTCCTTACACCATTGTGAAAAATAATCTTAGAAGTCCACTAAGTAATTGTTGGTCTATTTCTTTCTAACATTTGTTCATGCCACGagcaatattttagtattattactCGTGTATTATGAGAAATAAGCATGATCGCGTCAGAGGCTGTTAACCGCCTTAATGAACACTGTAGAAATTATGAACTGAAGAACTTATTCTTTTTTCTGATGAAAGAAGAAACAGAATTTGTTCATGCTAGATCTACTGGAGTATATAAATGTGAGTGCGAACATGTGTGTGCGCGTGGGCATGCGTATAAAAGACATCTTCTATCCATtagaacttaaattaaaaaaatatttataacaccgAGAGTATAAAAGGGAAAATAAGCTTACCTGTAAGGAAATCCTGAAAAACATAAATGGCCGTAATGGTTCATTACGGCTCACAACAGATTCGAAACATTTGTCCTTGGTTCTCTTTCGTAGATGGAAGGGTGGCATGGTGAGGATAATACAGCTGAGGCATCATTCATTTCAATATCGAGTCCAACATTGACCACATACTAATAAATCGCATGATTAGGGGACAAAAGGGTTATGTCCTAAGGGTTACTAAGTTTGTCCACCAAGATTATATTGTTTGCCCAGACACTTACGAGTTAACTACTATCAGCAAGTTCTGATCGTTGTCCATCAAAAAACAATcgcaaagaacttaaaaaaagttGCGAAAGAACTTTGGAGCTAAGTTCTTTTCCTGAAGAGAAAGAGCTCTAAAGAACCACTGGTTTTTCCATTTATGCACCCTATCTTGCATcatctttttaacatttgatTGACTTATTTTCTTTTAGACACCGAAAAAATCGAATTCCTTCATCCAACCTGTTGACCTTTTCTTACGATTGCACTGCCCATTCCCAAACTCCAGTACAAAAATTCTCAGAATTTTTGGAGTTTTATTGAGaaacgaaaatgttccttttgcaACATACAAAATGGCAGAAATCAATTTATTCCATTCCGTACACATTcggaaatacataaaataattataaaaattaattcttaaataacaagttaacaatttaaaaattaaatataaaaaatctaaatatcggcacatttatttatatttgtttaaatataatcgGGTTTAGGTGTTTTGCGACCTTAGATAGTGCACACAATAAGGCCCTCTTTTAAactggatttatttaaaatttttacaaattttgtgcaaataataatttttatttttatttaaaaaatgaaatatccatCCTCTCTTGGCATTTCTCTCACCCTAGGGCCTTAGGCAGCAGCTTAAAGCCTCTTGGTTAGGGACCCTAAAGGTGTTATTTATCTATATCTAGCACCGCCTGCAGTACTGGgcagagtttaaaaatattcccacCAATGCGAAATTCGAACTTCTGTTTTGATGTTTAACAAGTAAATATAAAACTAAGCAAGGGTAAAATTTAGTTATGGAATCgcaaaattcactttttatttacaatttttgacgtttaattattgcaaaaattaatgaaatgaggtcttaaatttttattgtgctgattcattatatttctgACTTCTCCGCATGGCTAGaagttatttctataattttctttcaaccatttttttaaaaaaaatatcatatttggtacgttttttttttctcttagttgACCATTATTtgcttcgatatttttttaataattcgtttTGATTCAAGTGTTTATGAAGCtgattttgattttgtttaattcgtAGAATTCAggatcttaattatttatttttattgtcattatgtatttatatttggagtgtgttagaaataatatttgtttttatttattaagcattGTGCCAATATGCAAGAGACTTTCTGCCATAATTTTCGTTGGTTATGCTATGACAATCAGACCTAAGATATTATTAATAGGATAGCGGTTTGCATAGGTGGGCATATcttctagtaaataaataaaatcctgtaCAATCTCACAAAATTACTtagttaaaaaaggaattttaaatatatctttaaaatactgattaagttaaaaatgtactgtaaagttaaataaattgacTAATTAAAGAGTTTTCTCAACTTGTACTCTGATTAGGTGGGCAAAATGCCTAAATCCGCTTTTCTACTAGTTAACATGATTCATCATAAacctttacagaaataaattttattttgtaaccgCTTTTTGCATTGTAGGTTCTGCCAATCTCATAGAAGGCGATGTGAGCATGTCGTGCAACAGTCGCTATCCTGTGCCGATCATGTCACCCTCGGCCACAGTTCCCAGCGATCTCACTCTGGAAGAATGGCTCCAGGAGCTGCTCAGATACAACAATAAAGGTATCCAGCTAAACTTTCAGTCCACGGAGGTGGTCGAACCTGCATGTAGAGTGCTTGCAAGGGTAGCCGATCACGTGagttttaacatttcttaaattggcttatatattttctttattttccatcATTTGAAGACCAGAATGATATTATTCATCTTACGTGAAAAATGAACAGAAGTTTATCAAATTAtccaattttaaaacagaaagatAATTTGTGCAAGTAATAAAGCTAATTTTTGATGCGTGATAATTCTTGATTTAGAGATAGAAATAAgtgttaaaaatagataaaattataactgaaaaacttttaaaatgagaCAAACCCCtcacccccccaaaaaaaactaatcagttaaatatttacaccatttattcaagcatttttatattttctgattaaaaaggCTGGAACATTTAGCAGTGCGGTTTCATGACTCTTTTTCGAAACacatttaatatatcattaggaaaataatttctataacattttgTACAGAAAGTCTAATAGCATTCCGTTATCTTCATTCAACCTAGATCTGATAAAATATGCGCtaagtattctttttttgttcCCCTTCTCTTGCTTGTAGTGATTGAATATTGGTACGAGAATTTGTCTGCAAAAGAATTTCAGGTATGATGTAGTGTGAtacctttttgaaatttcaggTGATGAAATTTTGCCTGAAGCATAGatcgaatgaaatttaaatagactgaaaattaaatatagtgacatttgaataaagaaaacttCTTCGACTATGTCCTCGTTTTACCTAATATCTATTATGACAGCTGGTGGATAGTTGTTATTTTTATGACTGTTCTAGCAAAACTTTGTAGTAGTAGTAAATCTGAattatttgtacatatattttcaaaaacagtgTGCAGGTTCATCTGTTTTCGAAAGTATTTTTGGAGGCTTTTCATGCTGTTTAATGATTTTTCACATGATTTACTATTTGGAATATTGCATCTTTTCATTTCTGTGCTTTTTCTTTCGaaactataaaatcaaaaaaaaaaaaaaaaaaaaacctatttatgGAGAATTAGTGgcttaaagaaaatatatggCGAGGGCGTTTGTGTGATAAAAAGGATGGGGATTGTAGAATTTTGTATTCGAAAAGAATTAAGatcaccaaaaataaaatttcgcacaaagacaaaaataaatttaaaaaaattaacataataagcTAATTAAAAGTTAGAACACAAGATGTCAAACTTTTTAAACTGTAGAATTTGTATTCTTTGAAAGcattaatttatctaaaacatACTAATAGCTAACATTTTATGACTCCTttcaaatattatgtttctttaacGGAAATTTAATctaatgactaaaaaaaattcttaattaagaagcacataatttattttattaatttaagttaaaaaattgctACATTACATAGTTactgaaaaagaattaatattttaaacatttttttaatacaaaagatatctaataaaaaaaaaaacttttattactcCAGTTGTCTTGACAATATAGTTGACAAACttgcacaaatatatttatacgaGTTTGAAGTACATAATACTATTTTCTGAATGCCTtggaaaataatcttaattttcgtAATGAAAACCCTgacatatttctattaattttccaGCTACGTGGTCCTATAGTTCTGAATGCTGATATTCAACTTGGTCCGCACAGCTCTTCCGCAATACCTGTGGATGCATGGACATTTCTTACATTGTGCAGAACTCGGTTTCCTAGATCCATCATATCAATAGGATGGACGACTGATGTTCTGCCGTCCACTTATCTTAAAATTgggtaatgaaatgaaattattatattaaattgcgtaaaatattaaatatcaatgtaattttttttaaaaatttaaattctgtctctgattacttttatttgttttgcaatatcatgattaataatttctaagtataaaaatatatactgaaaaaaatttaaaaataaaaattatataaaaagaagacaAATATATGGTTTTCAAGACATAATGAATTCTTCAAATATGATTTAACATACAAGAACAAGGCTTATGATAAATTTAGATTGGAATGAAAATTACAACGTTTAATTCTATATCTAAGCTCATCTTATCTTCTATGAAAGTAtttccttataaatataaaatctatgaaatcagccatataaaatctatgaaaacacaaaaactggaaacaaaagaattttctttcttaattgaaatttattttgtatttaaaagcaaatacatAAACTTGATTCTTTAAGAAATTCACTTTGAGAATGGTTATTCAGGGAACTCCAAAGAACTTTAGAACCGATCCTAATATTAACCagcaaaaataaaaggaaattttcttaaatctgaaagaatattgattttaattcttattaaaatgataaaatatcttcGAAACTtatcatattctttaaatatcagATATCAgttgttaaaatatcattataaattctGTTGA comes from Argiope bruennichi chromosome 2, qqArgBrue1.1, whole genome shotgun sequence and encodes:
- the LOC129961620 gene encoding protein FAM151B-like, whose translation is MYPVNSLNSMPSSLLDYFPEAEGDGLRVTWARATNNKARLATGLRSSANLIEGDVSMSCNSRYPVPIMSPSATVPSDLTLEEWLQELLRYNNKGIQLNFQSTEVVEPACRVLARVADHLRGPIVLNADIQLGPHSSSAIPVDAWTFLTLCRTRFPRSIISIGWTTDVLPSTYLKIGYTREYIDRMVALVKEYTLIQPVMFPVHASLLKYSIPEMQRLLFQVPNSSLCVWSTKANPIESIDELLTIRKSFNIGQVFYKLPHEQLECFFSNT